The Vigna radiata var. radiata cultivar VC1973A chromosome 6, Vradiata_ver6, whole genome shotgun sequence DNA segment aatatagtgttttttagattttttttttagaaaaaaaaattggagctaaaactaatatttattttggaagaACAAAAAACTGTATCttcaaatttaaagacaagaaaaatatattcaaaatttttacagGGATAAAATTAGaaccaaattattttataagaaccAAAATACATAAGCATTTCTATTTGAATAatgaattgagaaaaaaaaacattattagttttattttcctCCATATCTAAATGCAGTTAACATTAATGATCACAATCACTTTAATTATGAAATGcacatgttaaaataaataaacattagtaaaaaaaactttaaaattaggGGAAATAATtgcttaaaatatataaataaagtaattaatgtGATTAGTAAAACATCTATTACCGTCAGATCAAATCAGTTTATTtgtagatatttattttatgattttttttattcttaactaattttaatgtaaaaatttacattttaaaaaggtaaaagtCTTCTTTacataactaataaaataggaaaaaactatttttttttaatttgatttaatggTCTAGCATATAATAAGACGACACACTTAAGATAGtacatttttttacttattttatgtacatgtattcttaatttttctggaaatttcacttaattttttaaaactaattattataattattgagtGTATTCAACTAAGAAAGTAATCAATAATTGtcctttttttctataatatctCTGAAATTATAGGAGATTATTTATTCTAAGAAATCTATTTTAATTAGGCTAAATTTAACTTTAAGAGGTTTCATGTTATGATAATACACATCCCCATCCTTAAATGATTTTGCAAAAAAAATGCTGAATTTGTTACCTGACCATTTCCTAATGTTATGATGATACACAGTATCAAAGCTTAAGTCTCAAAGCTTAAGTCGCAATCCAAATGAAATAACTTATAGATTTTTaccatatttttaaacattatattgCATGACAAGAGAAACTCTAAAATCATATCATTAATCATCTCGGTATAAAAACATTACACAATACCTAAAATTAATAATCCTTGAATATATTTCttagtttaattcaattaaagAACCATATATATTTCCAAATTAGAGTTACAATTTAGTAGGTTGTTTTTAATTctctagtaattttttttttgtgttctccttttaaagtaattttgattatttgtttaGAGTTTCTCTTTTTAGTGCACACAAATGTAAGAACATTTTTTATGAATAGAAATTTGGAATGGacaattaattgtaaattaacATTGACTTAACTaaaaaggaatataaataaGTGTTCGAAACAtgttataaaatgataataaatacatacaataaaaaatattgatttttagaaattagacctgttattttaaaatgtcctaaattgtagaaaaatgcttttattcttttctgaaaaatatcttttcattGTGAATCAAAGTGGTTGAAATCCTTCCACATGATATACTTCCAAAATATACTCAAACAACAGATTTTGTtacaaaataaactatattctttttaaaaataaaaaatctgcTTGGCTTGAGTTCCCAACAGTACACGCAAGAGATAAAGCGAAAAGGGTGCAAGCAAACGGTGTCGTATGAATGATTGGGAATTTGCGAGGCAAGTAAGGTAGTGTGCGTATATATTCATTGTGGGACAttgtgagagagaagaagagactGCAAGAAGAGAGCAAGAATGGAAGGCGAGAAAGAGAATACGGATGTTAACGCCGCAGCCATGCTACACTCTTTCTGTGAAATAACTTCTTCTTCCAAAGAAGAAGCACTTTTCTTTCTGGAAAGCCATAATTTTGACCTAGATGCAGCTGTTTCCACTTTCTTTGATAATGCCCATAACCCTATAACCATCCCACAAAACGACAACGTTGTTCCAAATCCCAACGCAGGCGTCTCTTCCCCTCCATCTGATTCTCATTCTCCGGATTTTTACCCTTCGCGGTCACCATCGCATTCGCCCACTCCGTCGCCGTCGCGCGCGCCCTACGAGCTCCGATCGCGCAGGTCTCTGGGCAAGAAACCTTCTTCCAGCCGCCAAAGCAAAATTCGAACCCTAGGTGATCTCAAACACTCCTCCCGTGACTCTGATTCAGATTCCGATCCAGATTTCCAACCCGATGAGTACTACACTGGCGGGGAGAATAGGTATTTAaaacaattgtttattttattgattgaaaatatgaaaatatgaaaattttagaaagtGTGATCTAATGTAGCATTTTCATtggaattttgaatttttttctgcATTTGATGTTATTTTCAGTGGGATGCTTGTTCGAGATCCTTCGAGAGGGAACAACAGTGTGGATGATATTTTCCAACATGCTCGGGAAGTTGCTGTTGATCCGCCTCCTGAGAAGCCTCCCCAGGCGGGAAGTTTCAGTGGCGCAGCGAGGTTGCTTTCTGGTGAGACTGTGCCGTCTGTTCCTCAGCGTGTAGAGGAAGTTATCCACACTGTCACGTTTTGGAGGAATGGGTTCTCTGTCAACGATGGCCCTTTGAGGAGGCTGGATGATCCACAAAATGCGCCATTTCTCGAGGTAAATGATCCACAAaaagctcttcttcttcatagACTTTTAATAATCATGTCTTCAATGGGTGCATGTGCATGTGCATTTCGGAGAATGGTTTAACTAAGTTCTTATGGAAAGGGTTCACTGAGTGATTATGAGTTGTAGTCTCTTTTTATAGTCTGTTCTGAAGAGGTTACTGAAATAAGTTATGTTAAATAAGCAACTTGTCGTCATCGTGCAGCTTATTTTTtgtaagctttttttttttttttttctactggTACTGTATTTGGATAAAACTCTTCATTAGCATttacaagaaaattaaatgGAAAATGGTGAAATGAATTAAggttttttcttaagttagaaaCATCCTATGCAATTAGATTTCATAGAAGTTCGTATAACTTTTCTGGTGCATGAGCAATGTTATTAAATAGCCGCTATATCGGCACTATATTACTGTTACATTGCAGAGCTTATCGGATCTGTGTTAGCAATTTCGTTTGCTGTTGTGGCTTCTACGATTGTTGTGGTTATGGCATGTGTTCTGCATTTTTCGCCCACCTCTCATCTCCATCGTGTCTATATTCAATTGAATATCTGAATTAGTATATTTGCCAAAAGAACTTTTTATTGTGATTTACTAACTACTGAActtttaaatatctataattGGTATATTATATAGTTCAACAACCATGCAACTTCTGCTATTTGCCTACAACATTAGCCACTATATGATATAATGCATTATTGGCTTTCCACCATTTTGACTGCAACACCTGTTTGCTCTACGTTATAGAGAATTGTTTgttttccatcatttttcatagTCCGCAATTGATAATATTGCGTAcgtttattttggtttttaaaattcaattaatttcaccttgttattttcttttactttagtTGTATATAAAGAAGTTTATCCAAATAGAATCTCACTCAATAGCTTAGGACATAAAGGAGCTTCAATTCGTAGCTCTTCTTGTTGTGACTGCTTTCACAAACTTGCAACTTGTGAAAGTTATCGTTGTCTCTTCTCattaaattatagttattttacCTCAATACAGAGCATAAAGAAGTCTGTGTGTCCCAAAGAGCTTGAACCAGCCGATCGAAGGACCGCTGTCCACGTCAACCTCACAAGGCGGGACGAAGACTATCCAGTACGCcctcttctattttttttctttatagttGGATTTGTTAGCTGTCCTATATATGgtttttacctttctttttttccttttgtcaaTGTTTATGTGCAGGAACCGGTGAAGCCACGCCATCTTCCTTTCCAGGGTGTTGGAAGAACCTTAGGTGGCCCTAGCTCCAGCAGTGAGGAAGCTACTCAAACAACTGGTGCTTCGCCAACTACTGCTCCACTACCAACATTGGGGTTAGTGGTAGACGAGTCACAGCCAGTAACATCAATCCAGCTGAGGTTAGCCGATGGCACACGCATGGTTTCTCGCTTCAATCACCACCATACAATCAGAGATGTTCGTGCATTCATTGATGCATCCAGACCTGGGGGAGTGAGAAGTTACCAACTGCAAGCAATGGGTTTTCCTCCTAAACAACTCACTGATTGGGACCAGTCTATTGAACAAGCTGGGATAGCCAATTCAGTTGTAATCCAGAAGTTGTAGTTTGTTTACCAAATTTCTATTTCCAGTGGACTTGAAAGTATTATTCTTATGTTTAAACATTGATTGATCTACCTATATTTTATCAGTGAATTTGATAAAATGTTCATTGATATTATACTCCACTCCAAAGTTGCGTTTACAAAATAATTGCTGTTCGGTCACAATCACCCTGTAACTTTAATTTCTGTTTACTTTTCTAGTGATGAATGTTTTGCACAAAGTGTAGTTTGTTAACTAAGACAATTACTATATAATAGTTACAATCATTCATGGCTGTTCTTGGTGGAATTTTGAACTGGTGTAAATTGTAAATGTATGtgtattttttccttttttacgttgattttataaacaattattGCTTTTGCAATTAAGCAGAAGTTAATCTGATTGGGACTGCGTACTTTTGTGAGGAgcaattattatatttagtacttatattttctatataggGTTCCTATTAagactttattatttatgtttgttgGGTCTCTGTTTGATAATCTATAGATAGGATTCCTTAAGGAGACAAAGGTTGGTTTAGTGGAGTGCGAGATGCTTCACCTGTGAAGGAAAACAGCAATAGATTTTCAAACGTATTCGTGAAAGGTGGAAAACAGCAAGAAAGTAAATTGGGCACCTTCTAGCCTTCTCCTAcactttgaaattttaaagaattaggtaagtaataattattgtttatcaAATTGCATTTAATGTGAGTTATATATTTACTGTTATGCATCCAAGCCTTCACTCTTCCGTCTATGAGCATATAAACTATACTggtaatttaaaatgaaatataaaccaaaagatctaaaggaaaagaaatatgTACCTGTGATGTCCGATGTGCTAGGATGAAGAATGAAGGTTCATTGGTACAGTCACAAGAGACGAACTTCGGAAGAAAATTTGTGCAGCAGTCGAGAGCgggaaagagagaaaatgggATGCGGCGCTAAGGTCTGCAAGATGAGAGTAAAAGTGGATGATTGTAGGAgacaaaaattagaaagataCTTTTATCACTAACAAAAAATTAGAGGTGTGGAACGAAGATTTGGAGGTGCAAGGAGAAAGCCCAAGTAAAGTAACTTATAGAGAAGGTCCACTAGAAAAACGGTGAGTGTGAAGGATAGGCCCAGAAACAGATCTGCCCTACCTACTTGCGTTGGACAAATATGAGAAAACTAAGGTTAACAGTTTTAATATTTGAGTATGTTTGTAGCATGAAGCAGAACGTTGATGAGTTTAAATAGTAGTTTGGGGGTCCCAATAGCAATGTCTGTGAAGGTCCAAGGTTGAAGTTCAAGAGAACCCATAACCGCATAAGCagcttttgtttttctctctctgAAAAGTGATTCGCAAAATCAGATCAAACCAAAAGCCTCACAAACATATGTTGGTAAAAGTGACAACAAATAACGACACGattaaaagtatatgaatatgttttattaatatttcataactttttttttatcttactttTAATTTGATGAGTTTCCAAATTATGAAACATACTAAAGTGTGAGATTAACAAGGTAAGTTTATTCTTCTTTACAACATTCTTAGATGTCAAATATatacttttgaaaaagtttatcaAACTTGTTATGTaggaaaaagaaagtaattaGTTTCTTCATAAATTTCAATCTCAAAATATCAAAGTCAGTCATTAGTAACTCCATTAAATagtttaaatgtaattttttaaataatattatagaatTATTGATTGGAAATcaaaattatgttattgataaagaataataaataatatcaaatctCACCTATTCAAATTGTAAAGACTGGAAAAGTCAGCCAAAGAAGGAGCACACGTGGCAGTTGATGAATGAGTGGtggttaaaagaaaatatatgtaaaataaaacatagttTAAGTTATTAAAACATAACTTAACAAGCACNCCCATTTTCATCTCTGAAACTTCAAAGCCAACTTCCTCTCCTTTGCTTCTCCTTTTGTCCCTTCTCATCTTTTCCTCAATCTGAACCAGTGAATCTCAGTTTTGGTAGTGTCCTAGCGATCACGGAGTAGAAGGCCTTGCTTCCATCCGAtcaattcttcaatttcctCATCGGTACGTTATTTTCCCTTCCTCGTGCAACTGTTGGGTTGTGAACATTCAACTGATCTTGCTGCATGTAGCCCATGGTGTTTTCTCTTCCCAATTCTAGCCTCAATTTAGTTCTAAAATTTGTTCTCTGTCATCAATAGATGATCCGTAGGTGGCCTACCATTTTGAAAGTAGAAAGGGCATGTTTGGGGTCTCCTTGAGCTTGTTTCTGGAAATCTGTAGCTGTTCTATTAAAAACctaggtaagggaagctagaaatTCATGTTTTGTCTTATCAATTTGAATCGGCATGTGCTATAAATGTTGTTTGAAATATGTGAAATAGTGGTAACATGAAAGTTCTTGATCAATTATACTGTCTTAGGATGAATTTGGGTGAAACGAGGGTATGAGGCATTGTACTGTTGATTTCTggatttaatctttaaattgaTTACTTATGATCTggttttatatgataaaaatgcTGAATTGGGATTGATGGAATGAGTTAAATTATGTTGTATGCATTCATAGGTAAAAAGCTAGGTGAATTAGACAATTTAGGCTAAATTTAAGGAACTAGAGTAGCAAGAATTTGATTCTGTGATTGTATGTTGTTTTGGTCAGTTTAGTACAATTAGGTAAGTCATATATGACTTATAGGGACAGATTAACTGGTTCAAAGTGACTTGTAATTAGTAAAATTAGATTTAGCTTCCTTAGTTcatgaaattgaagttttaggAAAGGAATTAATGCATAACAGTTAAGAAATTGTATTAGGAAGGGTTAGGACCACATGAGcaagtttaaatcatcatataGGTCGAGTTAAGATCATTGGAAGTTCATATAAGTGCCTAAAACAAAATAGGAGGGGTTGAGTTCTGCAAATCTGCAGAATTGGGAATCTGCAGGAGTGCAGATTCGCTGAGCGAGGGTTCTCGCATAGCGAGAACCCAAAATTAATTGGGTTTTTCAGTAGAAATTCGCTCAGCGAACAGCAGGATTTTCGCTCAGCGAATTTTCTACGACAGGATGagtatttttgatgtttttgacgttttgggagctccggacgtccgttttggacgttctttaggtcgttctgggggtttttgacccttccggatccattggtgagggtctccaagccgtttgaattacttaagtattggtaATTTAAGATTACaaagatatttgtattaataagtgatgttttcTGAAAAACATGTAATTCttgtttcctcttcttccttgtgTGATGATTCATGTATTTGTTATGGTTCCTCTTGTATGacttctattaatattattggatTGATCTATGCTTGATAATGTAACAAACCAAATTAATCTCCTAACTTTATGTATAACATTAAGAATTAAAGTAAGTAAAGTTAGTGTGAAATGTAATGTGATTTAAGTacatctctaggtgagatcaaatTAAGTTATGAGAATGAATATATGAAGCTCaatcttgggtgtctccattttatatgggccaagaaTGAGTGATTCAAGTTAAGTttctggaatgaatataggtagctcagtcttgggggttgcccttaaagctctaatgactattcaatctcacttagagaagagtAGCTCATGTGGTGAAGAGCAGTAggggtcctagtcttggttgtctccattgtatatgggccaaggtgagtgataacggataaccttgtgtgtggtagggtgaaacccattggcaatggctttgcaaagcagtagaggccaccacaagtgcatgacccgccatagctcgatattcattccgggtccggacgagtctaagtctaacactacctaataaaacaacaaattataacttaaataaactGTTCTTCCTTGCTTGTTGTATTGTGTGTCTCTTTTACTATGTTTAATTGTAATTAACTTGTTTTCATTgaattctagcttacccttgctttgtttgctacttgtttttgtttgtgcttgttttcttttgcaatgatcatccaaattggatgtgagcagatatTTCAAAGGCCCCTCTGGAGCAGGTTTTAGACGTAGCTGATACGGCTGAAGTCCCTGACACTGCAGCTGAGTAGTCTAAgttgttagttttatttgtatAGTTTAATTCCTttactctttcttcttttgaaagactctatgcTATAAGTAGAGCTTTATTCCTCCTCttgtattttggatgactgtactgTATATACCTTTCATCTGAATTTCTACTCCTAACTGctttacattattataacatGTTGCATCCACTTGATATGTCTTAGGcgtatttttgggatgttacacaaataaagttgatttttttaaagaatactcataatttataaaaataaaaaaagcttaattaaaaggataaaatatattCAGAAGAATAATggcatttgaaaaaaaaaaaagcgtaAATGATAATGTTAGTTGTTATTTGAAGAAATATAGTATGTAGTTGTGAAAGATAATATTCGCATGTCATAATCTTCCAAATCTTATTCTTTGGTATTGATTTTTATGAATCTTAAATCATATAACTTACCAATCTATTAAAGCTCATAACGTAAGTACTAATAAACCCTAATAAGTTAACaactaattatattaaagacattttttttaatttatattaagataTGACCTAGTTAGAAATTAAACTTTGAATTTAagtcttatattaaataaaaatgatataatagaACGATAAAATAACCattaactaattgttttaagatttttaacaGATAATAGtatcaattttttatgtgattaaACTCGATTCTCGTTAATATTGTGTTTTTTCGATAAATCTCTCCTTTGATATACCCAACACTTTTTACATTACATTGTTATGGAATATGATAATATTGTGACATAAATATAGCATATGATAATGTATTGGAAAAAGAATATGCATATAGTGGATGAAATTTGTGAATGATAAGGTTGAAGTGGAAGAAAGCACTTTTATGTGTAAGTTGGTGGTAAATCCTACTTTAGTAACAGTAAGCTGAAAAGCACTTATGAAACGTAAAAGGATATCCAAAATCCATATGTAAGTGTTGGAAAGGAATTATAGAATCAGATTTGTTGgaatgattattatattttgtagatAAAATAAGCTTTGATTCTGCCTCATTCTGTGGACCACATGCCATTGCATGGTTCGCTCAGATAATCAAACTAAATTCCATTATCATCCTACACataataatcttttctttttcttccttttttttttttgtgtgcaaatcaaataagagtaaagtttttttttcttttttttaaatgacacATTTGCACCTTTAatacagaaatttaaaaatggagTGAAACGCACCTAAAAAGTATTAggtatgaaatttaattttgtatgtgttgaaatttaatttaaaaatggagTGAGACCTAcctaaaatgtattatttatatgggttgaaatttaatttattattttctattatattcGTATAAGGGGCAtagatatgatttttatatatatcacatataaagttttatttttttaatatatcatttcacaTGGTTGTGTCAGTTTTATGTAATTATATCTTGTATTCAATCtagcttttatatttatattttaaatcaattaattcttatatttttaaaaattaaataatgttgtctaattctaaaataaaataaaattagcaattaaatataattataatttatatattaatgttgaaataattttttgaatttaaatataaatcactccatctaaatattaaaactaattttatctcttaatttaaattaaaaaaaaaaactattttaaacttattctttttttaattttaattataatgtttgGTGTCCATGTTGTCTCCTGATAATTATTCCAAGAACCAACCCATTCATTAAAgagaaacaacaacaaaatattaaaaatgtaaatatacaatttttattgtaatttttaaattttaatatttaaaataattaaagaaaatatattttccttttttaaattatttataaatttattttttaaccataaaagtcaattttcatataaaatttaagctaaatcgttattatattttacatcttTTAATGTAATCTGTcacttaattcaattttatgaattaaataatatttaaaattataaaataagttttacaatttatttattattattgataaataaactaaactcgattatttttatgaaaatgacaatattatttaattttaaagaataattataacttcattaaataaaaaaataaaaccaaattaaatacAAACCTTGACACATATCACATGGACACATATGACATTGGCATTAAACATGAAACTAATACTTTTATGTCATAGACttgatatgtaaaaaaaacttaataaaaattaaaattaaataaaattacgaATTGATATATtacatatacaaaattaatgttgataatatttatgcaaatttaatgataaatgaCTATATTAAATCGACTAAGCATAAAgtaaaacttaattgaaaaaaaaacactaaaaattaagacaaaaatattttaatctaataaaatttatatagtatttttatataatttcttattttcgGTTAATTAGTgcaattgttaaaatattgtacATATAACATTACCAATGGAAT contains these protein-coding regions:
- the LOC106763005 gene encoding plant UBX domain-containing protein 4 encodes the protein MEGEKENTDVNAAAMLHSFCEITSSSKEEALFFLESHNFDLDAAVSTFFDNAHNPITIPQNDNVVPNPNAGVSSPPSDSHSPDFYPSRSPSHSPTPSPSRAPYELRSRRSLGKKPSSSRQSKIRTLGDLKHSSRDSDSDSDPDFQPDEYYTGGENSGMLVRDPSRGNNSVDDIFQHAREVAVDPPPEKPPQAGSFSGAARLLSGETVPSVPQRVEEVIHTVTFWRNGFSVNDGPLRRLDDPQNAPFLESIKKSVCPKELEPADRRTAVHVNLTRRDEDYPEPVKPRHLPFQGVGRTLGGPSSSSEEATQTTGASPTTAPLPTLGLVVDESQPVTSIQLRLADGTRMVSRFNHHHTIRDVRAFIDASRPGGVRSYQLQAMGFPPKQLTDWDQSIEQAGIANSVVIQKL